In a single window of the Littorina saxatilis isolate snail1 linkage group LG5, US_GU_Lsax_2.0, whole genome shotgun sequence genome:
- the LOC138966958 gene encoding neuroligin-3-like translates to MYSTLSVVLCMLSGVLSASDQSVLVTTKYGELRGSRSLVSGQTHVDTFLNIPYAQPPVGEGRFRAPEPPVEWSGVRDATTFGPRCPQPNAPEDPPQFTFPDDEDCLVLNIYKVTFPDNEDCSSSEPNICEASENSGPLPVMVWIHGGAYTYGTANLYDSTHIASKGVIVVTVNYRLDALGFLCTEDDAAMGNYGLLDVIRALQWVRDTISAFNGDPNNVTIFGESAGSGMTSLLLMAKKARGLFHKAIMESGVSLSPWAVGLARSKVQPRPLDQVKTLSGKLGCDVTDTSAMVGCLRTKHAMSIINASWEMNNEFNQILFRPAVTGGDHDGLFDVTPENALTHDQFAHVPTLRGFTKDEWTHVVSDADNDGISFEEFRQSLRKFLTEMFIVQPAFHNNMDTTIDRFTQAYLPRGTYPDPEQLRQILIQIASDVMFIAPTLKEIESHAKNTAEPQYLYRFSYRSALAKSPSWQGVVHGDDIIYVFGVPFLSEFIWPAEPQNWTRDDRQLADDVMTLWANFAKYGNPTPTAVNGINWSPWTKTTPSYLDIASHSQMEHDLNIPSVSFPASVENPSVLIG, encoded by the exons GTGAAGGACGATTCCGAGCGCCCGAACCCCCTGTGGAGTGGAGTGGTGTGAGAGATGCTACCACCTTTGGACCTCGCTGCCCGCAGCCCAACGCCCCTGAAGACCCACCCCAGTTCACCTTCCCGGACGACGAGGACTGCTTGGTTCTCAACATCTATAAG GTCACCTTCCCGGACAATGAGGACTGCAGCAGCTCTGAGCCAAATATCTGTGAG GCTTCAGAGAACAGTGGCCCTTTGCCAGTGATGGTGTGGATCCATGGAGGAGCGTATACTTACGGTACGGCCAACCTGTATGACTCCACCCACATTGCCAGCAAGGGCGTCATCGTTGTTACTGTTAACTACCGCCTTGACGCTTTGG GTTTTCTGTGCACGGAGGATGACGCAGCGATGGGCAACTACGGCCTTTTAGATGTCATCCGGGCTCTGCAGTGGGTTCGTGACACCATTTCCGCTTTTAATGGCGACCCAAACAACGTCACCATCTTCGGAGAGAGCGCTGGCAGTGGCATGACTTCCTTGCTGTTGATGGCGAAGAAAGCGAGAG GGTTATTTCACAAAGCCATCATGGAGAGTGGAGTATCTCTGTCCCCATGGGCTGTGGGACTGGCCCGATCCAAGGTCCAGCCTCGGCCGCTTGACCAGGTCAAGACTTTGTCCGGAAAACTGGGCTGCGACGTCACTGACACTTCGGCCATGGTCGGGTGTCTCCGGACCAAACATGCAATGTCGATCATCAACGCTTCTTGGGAGATGAAT AATGAATTCAATCAGATATTGTTCCGCCCCGCCGTCACCGGCGGTGACCATGACGGTCTGTTTGACGTCACGCCAGAAAACGCCTTGACGCACGATCAGTTTGCGCATGTCCCGACACTCCGTGGATTTACCAAAGACGAATGGACCCACGTTGTCTCTG ACGCGGATAATGACGGCATATCTTTCGAGGAATTCAGACAGTCTCTCCGCAAGTTCCTGACGGAGATGTTCATCGTGCAGCCAGCCTTTCACAACAATATGGACACGACGATAGATCGCTTCACACAGGCCTACCTGCCCCGGGGAACATACCCCGATCCTGAGCAACTTCGACAAATTTTGATTCAG ATCGCCTCAGATGTGATGTTCATCGCACCAACCCTCAAGGAAATAGAATCGCACGCGAAGAACACGGCAGAACCTCAGTACCTCTACCGCTTTTCTTACCGATCTGCGCTTGCAAAGAGTCCTTCTTGGCAAG GCGTCGTTCACGGAGACGATATAATCTACGTGTTCGGTGTCCCCTTCTTGTCTGAGTTCATCTGGCCAGCAGAACCACAAAACTGGACTCGTGACGACAGACAGCTAGCCGACGACGTCATGACGCTTTGGGCCAACTTCGCCAAATATGG cAATCCTACCCCCACAGCTGTAAATGGAATCAACTGGTCGCCATGGACAAAGACCACGCCCTCTTACCTTGACATTGCTAGTCACAGCCAGATGGAGCATGATTTAAACATCCCGAGCGTGTCTTTTCCAGCGTCTGTGGAGAACCCATCTGTATTAATAGGATAA